In Candidatus Eisenbacteria bacterium, the following proteins share a genomic window:
- a CDS encoding ATP-dependent 6-phosphofructokinase, with translation RDQSEQTIRTIRQHGLDVLIVVGGDGSLSIANELAALGVRVIGVPKTIDNDLAATDVTFGFDSALAIATEAVDRLHTTAMSHQRVMVLEVMGRYAGWIALESGLAGGGDVILIPEIPFDIEKVAEAIRERGYKGRSFAIVVVAEGAKPIGGELIVRRRIEESTDPLRLGGIGNWVAAQLEARLEMETRATVLGHLQRGGIPTPFDRVLGTRFGVHAVRAAVAGESSVMVALRGREIVTVPLTEAVAHLRLVDPAGELVRASRSVGTTFGD, from the coding sequence CCGGGACCAATCCGAACAGACGATCCGGACCATCCGCCAGCATGGCCTGGATGTCCTGATCGTGGTCGGGGGGGATGGGAGCCTCTCCATCGCCAACGAGCTTGCCGCGCTGGGCGTCCGGGTGATCGGCGTGCCCAAGACGATCGACAACGACCTCGCAGCCACCGATGTCACATTCGGTTTCGACTCCGCGCTGGCCATCGCGACCGAAGCGGTCGACAGGCTTCACACGACGGCGATGAGCCACCAGCGGGTGATGGTCCTCGAGGTGATGGGTCGCTACGCGGGATGGATCGCGCTCGAATCCGGCCTGGCGGGGGGCGGCGACGTGATCCTGATTCCCGAGATCCCTTTCGACATCGAGAAGGTCGCCGAGGCGATCAGAGAGAGGGGCTACAAGGGGCGCTCCTTCGCGATCGTCGTCGTCGCGGAGGGAGCGAAGCCGATCGGCGGAGAGCTGATCGTGCGGCGACGGATCGAAGAGTCCACCGACCCTCTCAGGTTGGGCGGAATCGGAAACTGGGTGGCCGCCCAGCTCGAGGCGCGGCTCGAGATGGAAACGCGGGCGACGGTCCTGGGGCACCTCCAGCGCGGCGGGATCCCGACCCCGTTCGACCGGGTTCTCGGGACGCGCTTCGGCGTCCACGCGGTTCGCGCGGCCGTGGCGGGGGAGTCGAGCGTGATGGTCGCGCTGCGCGGGCGCGAGATTGTGACGGTCCCGCTGACCGAGGCGGTCGCCCATCTGCGACTTGTCGATCCCGCAGGCGAACTGGTGCGCGCCTCTCGAAGCGTCGGGACGACCTTTGGCGACTAG